A genomic stretch from Hemibagrus wyckioides isolate EC202008001 linkage group LG02, SWU_Hwy_1.0, whole genome shotgun sequence includes:
- the LOC131367305 gene encoding catenin beta-1-like isoform X2: MATQSDLMELDMAMEQDRKAAVSHWQQQSYLDSGIHSGATTTAPSLSGKGNPEDEDLDNQVLYEWEQGFGQPFTPEQVADMDGQYAMTRAQRVRAAMFPETLDEGMQIPTTQFDSANPTNVQRLAEPSQMLKHAVVNLINYQDDAELATRAIPELTKLLNDEDQVVVNKASVMVHQLSKKEASRHAIMRSPQMVSAIVRTMQNTADVETARCTAGTLHNLSHHREGLLAIFKSGGIPALVKMLGSPVDSVLFYAITTLHNLLLHQEGAKMAVRLASGLQKMVALLNKTNVKFLAITTDCLQILAYGNQESKLIILASGGPQALVNIMRTYTYEKLLWTTSRVLKVLSVCSSNKPAIVEAGGMQALGLHLTDPSQRLVQNCLWTLRNLSDAATKQEGMEGLLGTLVQLLGSDDINVVTCAAGILSNLTCNNYKNKMMVCQVGGIESLVRTVLRAGDREDITEPAVCALRHLTSRHQDAEMAQNAVRLHYGLPVVVKLLHPPSHWPLIKATVGLIRNLALCPANHAPLREQGAIPRLVQLLVRAHQDTQRRTSMGGTQQQFVEGVRMEEIVEGCTGALHILARDVHNRIVIRGLNTIPLFVQLLYSPIENIQRVAAGVLCELAQDKEAAEAIEAEGATAPLTELLHSRNEGVATYAAAVLFRMSEDKPQDYKKRLSVELTSSLFRTEPMAWNETGDMGLDMGAQGEPVGYRPDDPSFRSFHAGYAQDSLGMDGMLEHELTGHHPGAEYPVEGLPDLGHSHDLMDGLPPTDSNQLAWFDTDL; this comes from the exons ATGGCTACCCAGT CTGATCTTATGGAGCTGGACATGGCGATGGAGCAGGACCGGAAGGCTGCAGTGAGCCACTGGCAGCAGCAGTCCTACCTGGATTCAGGTATCCACTCTGGAGCCACCACCACAGCGCCCTCACTCTCTGGCAAGGGGAACCCAGAGGATGAGGACCTGGACAACCAGGTGCTGTACGAGTGGGAGCAGGGATTCGGCCAGCCCTTCACACCGGAGCAGGTGGCAG ACATGGACGGTCAGTACGCCATGACTCGTGCCCAGCGCGTCCGTGCCGCCATGTTTCCCGAGACCCTGGACGAGGGCATGCAGATCCCCACCACCCAGTTTGATTCCGCTAACCCCACCAACGTGCAGCGGCTGGCCGAGCCGTCCCAGATGCTCAAACACGCCGTGGTGAACCTCATCAACTACCAGGATGATGCTGAACTCGCCACCAGGGCTATTCCAGAGCTCACCAAGCTCCTCAATGATGAAGACCAG GTGGTGGTAAATAAGGCGTCCGTCATGGTGCATCAGCTGTCAAAGAAAGAGGCTTCGCGGCACGCTATCATGCGCTCCCCTCAGATGGTGTCGGCCATCGTGAGGACCATGCAGAACACGGCCGACGTGGAGACGGCACGCTGCACTGCCGGCACACTGCACAACCTCTCCCACCACCGGGAGGGCCTTCTCGCCATCTTCAAATCTGGCGGCATCCCTGCTCTCGTCAAGATGCTTGG ATCTCCAGTGGACAGCGTGCTGTTCTATGCCATCACCACCCTGCACAACCTCCTCCTGCACCAGGAGGGAGCTAAAATGGCCGTCCGTCTGGCCAGCGGCCTGCAGAAGATGGTCGCTCTGCTGAACAAGACCAACGTTAAATTCCTCGCCATCACCACAGACTGCCTACAGATCCTGGCCTACGGCAACCAGGAAAGCAAG TTGATCATCTTGGCAAGTGGAGGCCCTCAGGCGCTGGTGAACATCATGAGGACCTACACATACGAGAAGCTGCTGTGGACCACCAGCCGTGTGCTCAAAGTGCTGTCTGTTTGCTCCAGCAACAAACCTGCCATTGTGGAGGCTG GAGGCATGCAGGCTCTTGGACTTCACCTGACCGACCCCAGCCAACGACTGGTACAGAACTGCCTCTGGACCCTCAGAAACCTGTCAGATGCTGCCACGAAGCag GAGGGTATGGAAGGCCTGCTCGGCACCCTGGTCCAGCTGCTCGGCTCGGACGACATCAACGTGGTGACGTGTGCCGCCGGCATCCTGTCCAACCTCACCTGCAACAACTACAAGAACAAAATGATGGTGTGTCAGGTCGGTGGCATCGAGTCGCTTGTACGCACCGTGTTGAGAGCCGGAGACCGCGAGGACATCACCGAACCGGCCGTGTGTGCCCTCCGCCATCTCACTTCCAGACACCAGGATGCTGAAATGGCCCAGAATGCTGTGCGTCTGCACTACGGCCTTCCAGTGGTGGTCAAACTTCTGCACCCACCCTCACACTGGCCTCTTATTAAG GCCACAGTTGGTCTGATCCGTAACCTGGCACTATGTCCAGCCAATCATGCACCACTGCGTGAGCAGGGTGCCATCCCCCGATTAGTCCAGCTGCTCGTGAGGGCACACCAGGACACCCAGAGACGCACCTCAATGGGAGGCACACAGCAACAGTTTGTG GAGGGAGTTCGAATGGAGGAGATTGTAGAGGGCTGCACCGGCGCGCTCCACATCCTGGCCAGAGACGTGCACAACAGGATTGTTATCCGAGGGCTCAACACCATCCCTCTGTTTGTTCAG TTGCTGTACTCTCCGATCGAAAACATCCAGCGTGTGGCTGCTGGTGTCCTTTGTGAACTGGCACAGGACAAGGAAGCGGCCGAGGCCATCGAAGCAGAGGGAGCCACAGCACCCCTTACTGAACTGCTGCACTCCAGGAACGAGGGAGTGG cCACGTATGCGGCAGCTGTGCTGTTCCGCATGTCTGAGGACAAACCTCAGGACTACAAGAAGCGTCTGTCTGTGGAGCTGACCAGCTCTCTCTTCAGAACAGAGCCCATGGCCTGGAACGAG ACTGGGGATATGGGTCTGGATATGGGAGCTCAAGGAGAGCCTGTTGGATACAGACCAGATG aCCCAAGCTTCCGGTCCTTCCACGCAGGCTATGCCCAGGACAGTCTGGGCATGGATGGCATGCTGGAACATGAGCTCACCGGCCACCATCCCGGAGCAGAGTACCCAGTGGAGGGGCTTCCTGACCTCGGCCACAGCCACGACCTGATGGACGGCCTTCCTCCCACAGACTCCAATCAGCTGGCCTGGTTCGACACGGACCTCtaa
- the LOC131367305 gene encoding catenin beta-1-like isoform X1 has protein sequence MATQSDLMELDMAMEQDRKAAVSHWQQQSYLDSGIHSGATTTAPSLSGKGNPEDEDLDNQVLYEWEQGFGQPFTPEQVADMDGQYAMTRAQRVRAAMFPETLDEGMQIPTTQFDSANPTNVQRLAEPSQMLKHAVVNLINYQDDAELATRAIPELTKLLNDEDQVVVNKASVMVHQLSKKEASRHAIMRSPQMVSAIVRTMQNTADVETARCTAGTLHNLSHHREGLLAIFKSGGIPALVKMLGSPVDSVLFYAITTLHNLLLHQEGAKMAVRLASGLQKMVALLNKTNVKFLAITTDCLQILAYGNQESKLIILASGGPQALVNIMRTYTYEKLLWTTSRVLKVLSVCSSNKPAIVEAGGMQALGLHLTDPSQRLVQNCLWTLRNLSDAATKQVHIYTYSKQSMLFHLSFSIIIVNLPFIFCPLQEGMEGLLGTLVQLLGSDDINVVTCAAGILSNLTCNNYKNKMMVCQVGGIESLVRTVLRAGDREDITEPAVCALRHLTSRHQDAEMAQNAVRLHYGLPVVVKLLHPPSHWPLIKATVGLIRNLALCPANHAPLREQGAIPRLVQLLVRAHQDTQRRTSMGGTQQQFVEGVRMEEIVEGCTGALHILARDVHNRIVIRGLNTIPLFVQLLYSPIENIQRVAAGVLCELAQDKEAAEAIEAEGATAPLTELLHSRNEGVATYAAAVLFRMSEDKPQDYKKRLSVELTSSLFRTEPMAWNETGDMGLDMGAQGEPVGYRPDDPSFRSFHAGYAQDSLGMDGMLEHELTGHHPGAEYPVEGLPDLGHSHDLMDGLPPTDSNQLAWFDTDL, from the exons ATGGCTACCCAGT CTGATCTTATGGAGCTGGACATGGCGATGGAGCAGGACCGGAAGGCTGCAGTGAGCCACTGGCAGCAGCAGTCCTACCTGGATTCAGGTATCCACTCTGGAGCCACCACCACAGCGCCCTCACTCTCTGGCAAGGGGAACCCAGAGGATGAGGACCTGGACAACCAGGTGCTGTACGAGTGGGAGCAGGGATTCGGCCAGCCCTTCACACCGGAGCAGGTGGCAG ACATGGACGGTCAGTACGCCATGACTCGTGCCCAGCGCGTCCGTGCCGCCATGTTTCCCGAGACCCTGGACGAGGGCATGCAGATCCCCACCACCCAGTTTGATTCCGCTAACCCCACCAACGTGCAGCGGCTGGCCGAGCCGTCCCAGATGCTCAAACACGCCGTGGTGAACCTCATCAACTACCAGGATGATGCTGAACTCGCCACCAGGGCTATTCCAGAGCTCACCAAGCTCCTCAATGATGAAGACCAG GTGGTGGTAAATAAGGCGTCCGTCATGGTGCATCAGCTGTCAAAGAAAGAGGCTTCGCGGCACGCTATCATGCGCTCCCCTCAGATGGTGTCGGCCATCGTGAGGACCATGCAGAACACGGCCGACGTGGAGACGGCACGCTGCACTGCCGGCACACTGCACAACCTCTCCCACCACCGGGAGGGCCTTCTCGCCATCTTCAAATCTGGCGGCATCCCTGCTCTCGTCAAGATGCTTGG ATCTCCAGTGGACAGCGTGCTGTTCTATGCCATCACCACCCTGCACAACCTCCTCCTGCACCAGGAGGGAGCTAAAATGGCCGTCCGTCTGGCCAGCGGCCTGCAGAAGATGGTCGCTCTGCTGAACAAGACCAACGTTAAATTCCTCGCCATCACCACAGACTGCCTACAGATCCTGGCCTACGGCAACCAGGAAAGCAAG TTGATCATCTTGGCAAGTGGAGGCCCTCAGGCGCTGGTGAACATCATGAGGACCTACACATACGAGAAGCTGCTGTGGACCACCAGCCGTGTGCTCAAAGTGCTGTCTGTTTGCTCCAGCAACAAACCTGCCATTGTGGAGGCTG GAGGCATGCAGGCTCTTGGACTTCACCTGACCGACCCCAGCCAACGACTGGTACAGAACTGCCTCTGGACCCTCAGAAACCTGTCAGATGCTGCCACGAAGCaggtacatatatacacatacagcaaACAAAGCATGTTGTTTCATCTTTCATTCTCTATCATCATTGTTAACTTGCCTTTCATTTTTTGCCCACTACAGGAGGGTATGGAAGGCCTGCTCGGCACCCTGGTCCAGCTGCTCGGCTCGGACGACATCAACGTGGTGACGTGTGCCGCCGGCATCCTGTCCAACCTCACCTGCAACAACTACAAGAACAAAATGATGGTGTGTCAGGTCGGTGGCATCGAGTCGCTTGTACGCACCGTGTTGAGAGCCGGAGACCGCGAGGACATCACCGAACCGGCCGTGTGTGCCCTCCGCCATCTCACTTCCAGACACCAGGATGCTGAAATGGCCCAGAATGCTGTGCGTCTGCACTACGGCCTTCCAGTGGTGGTCAAACTTCTGCACCCACCCTCACACTGGCCTCTTATTAAG GCCACAGTTGGTCTGATCCGTAACCTGGCACTATGTCCAGCCAATCATGCACCACTGCGTGAGCAGGGTGCCATCCCCCGATTAGTCCAGCTGCTCGTGAGGGCACACCAGGACACCCAGAGACGCACCTCAATGGGAGGCACACAGCAACAGTTTGTG GAGGGAGTTCGAATGGAGGAGATTGTAGAGGGCTGCACCGGCGCGCTCCACATCCTGGCCAGAGACGTGCACAACAGGATTGTTATCCGAGGGCTCAACACCATCCCTCTGTTTGTTCAG TTGCTGTACTCTCCGATCGAAAACATCCAGCGTGTGGCTGCTGGTGTCCTTTGTGAACTGGCACAGGACAAGGAAGCGGCCGAGGCCATCGAAGCAGAGGGAGCCACAGCACCCCTTACTGAACTGCTGCACTCCAGGAACGAGGGAGTGG cCACGTATGCGGCAGCTGTGCTGTTCCGCATGTCTGAGGACAAACCTCAGGACTACAAGAAGCGTCTGTCTGTGGAGCTGACCAGCTCTCTCTTCAGAACAGAGCCCATGGCCTGGAACGAG ACTGGGGATATGGGTCTGGATATGGGAGCTCAAGGAGAGCCTGTTGGATACAGACCAGATG aCCCAAGCTTCCGGTCCTTCCACGCAGGCTATGCCCAGGACAGTCTGGGCATGGATGGCATGCTGGAACATGAGCTCACCGGCCACCATCCCGGAGCAGAGTACCCAGTGGAGGGGCTTCCTGACCTCGGCCACAGCCACGACCTGATGGACGGCCTTCCTCCCACAGACTCCAATCAGCTGGCCTGGTTCGACACGGACCTCtaa
- the LOC131364031 gene encoding piggyBac transposable element-derived protein 4-like, whose product MASSTVLSEPIDVLHDDDDDDGYNLSDLEDKDVDEETLGLDENDSADEIEDEKQLPPPAKKPRKSAQSKSPPAWETPEDADVSPQAIQFRPARLPGVQLNPAEVHPPLELFKLFFSQDAVETLCRNTNKQAARNIAQGCKYKWSALKVDGFYKYIGLVFYMALIKLDHIQDYWRQNNIFSIAFPGTVMSRDRYRTISWNVHMSDPDEDRENDMRRGTLQYDRLFRLKPLMDKIREACKTCYHPKRNLSVDERMVATKAKTGMTQYMKRKPTKWGFKLFVMADSSNGYTVDFAVYTGKDSSYTGRGISYDTVMSFMDPSFLGLGYHVYMDNFYTSPKLFRDLHARKFGACGTYRDNKKNCKDCPSTTVNALGRTSRRGDFRWIRDGPLVFVKWMDAQEVSVCSTIHTVFNGETTQRKVKTTKQTWTTQTFSCPTPIFEYNKHMGGVDLSDQLIQYYTTQHKTMKWYRKLFLHFLDIAATNAYILHKELASRQLRPALTHKAFMEELTAQLCGMSKKIPLKHASCDHIPVPVAKLSTDASQVASQGRRTCVVCRLQNSKNSSTPWKCRKCDVPLCLQLTRNCFEKWHRTVKVTE is encoded by the exons ATGGCTTCCAGCACGGTCCTGTCTGAGCCAATTGATGTccttcatgatgatgatgatgatgatggatacAACTTATCAGATCTGGAGGACAAGGACGTCGATGAAGAAACGCTGGGTCTGGATGAGAATGATTCTGCTGACGA AATTGAAGATGAGAAGCAACTTCCACCACCAGCAAAGAAGCCACGCAAGTCTGCTCAGTCAAAATCTCCCCCAGCATGGGAGACACCCGAGGACGCCGACGTGTCTCCACAAGCCATTCAGTTCCGGCCTGCACGGCTTCCTGGGGTGCAGCTGAATCCGGCAGAAGTGCATCCGCCTCTGGAGTTGTTCAAACTCTTCTTCTCTCAAGATGCTGTAGAGACACTGTGTCGGAACACCAATAAACAAGCTGCCAGGAACATCGCTCAAGGATGCAAGTACAAATGGAGTGCTTTGAAAGTAGACGGGTTTTACAAGTACATCGGCCTGGTTTTTTACATGGCCCTGATAAAACTAGACCACATCCAAGATTACTGGCGgcaaaacaacattttttccaTCGCCTTCCCAGGGACGGTGATGTCCAGAGACCGATACAGAACCATTTCCTGGAACGTCCACATGAGCGATCCGGATGAGGATCGAGAGAACGATATGAGGCGTGGGACACTGCAGTATGACCGACTGTTCCGCTTGAAACCACTCATGGACAAGATTCGGGAGGCCTGTAAGACCTGTTATCATCCAAAGAGAAACCTTTCGGTGGACGAACGAATGGTAGCAACCAAGGCGAAAACGGGTATGACGCAGTACATGAAGAGAAAGCCCACCAAATGGGGCTTCAAGTTGTTTGTAATGGCTGACTCGAGCAACGGATACACAGTGGATTTCGCCGTGTACACAGGCAAAGACAGCTCCTACACAGGTCGAGGGATTTCATACGACACTGTGATGTCATTCATGGATCCATCTTTCTTGGGCTTGGGCTACCATGTTTACATGGATAATTTCTACACAAGCCCAAAGCTATTCAGGGACTTACACGCTCGGAAATTTGGCGCGTGTGGGACGTACAGGGACAACAAGAAAAACTGTAAGGACTGTCCGAGCACTACGGTGAATGCCCTGGGTAGAACGTCACGCAGGGGAGACTTCAGGTGGATCAGGGATGGTCCTCTGGTGTTTGTGAAGTGGATGGACGCTCAAGAGGTCTCTGTTTGCTCAACGATCCACACAGTCTTCAACGGCGAGACAACACAACGGAAGGTGAAGACCACAAAACAGACATGGACCACACAGACATTTTCATGCCCCACTCCCATCTTCGAGTACAACAAACACATGGGAGGTGTGGACTTGTCTGACCAACTGATCCAgtactacacaacacagcacaagacCATGAAATGGTACCGGAAGCTGTTTTTGCACTTCTTGGACATTGCGGCTACAAACGCATACATCCTGCACAAAGAGCTTGCGTCGCGACAACTGCGCCCTGCCTTGACACACAAAGCATTCATGGAGGAGCTGACTGCCCAGCTGTGCGGCATGTCGAAGAAAATCCCTTTAAAACATGCCAGCTGCGATCACATACCGGTGCCTGTGGCCAAGCTGTCTACAGATGCAAGTCAGGTGGCTTCGCAAGGTCGCAGGACCTGCGTCGTCTGCCGATTGCAAAATTCCAAAAATAGTAGCACTCCGTGGAAGTGCAGGAAGTGTGACGTTCCTCTGTGCCTGCAGTTGACTAGAAACTGTTTCGAGAAATGGCACAGGACTGTCAAAGTAACTGAATGA